A stretch of the Actinomycetota bacterium genome encodes the following:
- the coaE gene encoding dephospho-CoA kinase: MYLVGLTGGMGSGKSTVATRLADLGADVIDADAIAREIVEPGEPALAALVDRFGEAILRDDGQLDRSALAAVAFADERSRADLNRLTHPHVAARIAARIAELGADGKPGRIAVVDHPLLIETGQTGRFDAVVVVLAPVELRVQRLRDARGLEKADIEARLRAQTDDTTRRAAATHVIDNTGSREELLTRTDAIHERLLEAARSSTR, translated from the coding sequence ATGTACCTGGTCGGACTGACGGGGGGCATGGGCAGTGGGAAGTCCACCGTCGCGACGCGGCTGGCAGATCTGGGCGCCGACGTCATCGATGCCGACGCGATCGCGCGCGAGATCGTCGAACCCGGTGAACCGGCGCTGGCCGCACTGGTCGACCGCTTCGGTGAGGCGATCCTGCGCGACGACGGCCAGCTCGATCGGAGCGCACTCGCGGCCGTCGCCTTCGCGGACGAGCGGTCGCGTGCGGACCTGAACCGCCTGACCCACCCCCACGTCGCCGCGCGCATCGCGGCGCGTATCGCCGAACTCGGGGCGGACGGGAAGCCCGGCCGCATCGCGGTCGTCGACCATCCGCTGCTGATCGAAACCGGGCAGACGGGCCGTTTCGACGCCGTCGTGGTCGTGTTGGCGCCCGTGGAACTCCGGGTCCAGCGTCTCCGCGATGCGCGGGGGCTCGAGAAGGCGGACATCGAAGCTCGCCTCCGGGCCCAGACCGATGACACCACGCGTCGCGCTGCAGCCACCCACGTCATCGACAACACCGGATCCCGTGAGGAGCTCCTCACCCGTACTGACGCCATTCACGAGCGCCTCCTGGAGGCCGCCAGGTCGTCCACACGCTAG